In Methanofervidicoccus sp. A16, the sequence GCATACTCTACCTGGTATAATCTACCTTCTGGACTGAATACTGTTATTGCTCTATCGTATCCTGCTGCTGGAACTAGTTGCATCCTTTCCCTCCATAATGATCTTTATTGATATAATTTAAAAAATAATAAAAGTTAATTTATTTATTTTTATTCTTTTCCATAATGAGTATATTACCCTCACTTAGTTTTTTAATTTCCTCTTCACTTAGTTTTTCCTCCTTTACCCCATCCCCAATTATAGCACTGTGGCCCAAGGGGTCCTCTATAACGAGGGTAACATTTTCCTTCCCTTTTTTAACATCTTCTATTTTCTTTAGAATCTCCTCTCCTCTCTTCTTTTCCTCATTATCTGCCCACTTCATAAGCATTTTTAGAGCATCTTCAAGACGATTTAAAACCCCCTCTACGTTAGATATATAGCCCTCAGATGCAGGTCCTGGTTTGACCTCAAATCCTAACTCAGGTATCTTTATATGACCTGTAGAGCTTCTAACAACCCTCTTGTTTAGGTCCTCCTCATTAGATACCCTTAGAGTATATCTCTTAGGCTCTTTAACCTCTAGAGGTATAATATCGCTTTTTCTATATTTACATTTATCACATATCATCGTTGTTTCCATCACTCTACCGAAGTAGGGAATATCCAACTGATTATTAAATATCTTAAATGTATTTTTTCCTCCGCATATGGGACAGTCCATTACATTAGTTGGTTTAATGTTTTCCATATTTCTCACACTTTTAAAAACTATTTAAAAAATTTTGAATAATTGATGAATGTTGATAGTGATAGTATTGGAGAATAACTTCTTATAATTATTATAATGATTATAATTATTTTTTTATTAATCTTTATTTTTTAACGGAAATGATACAAATTTATAACTGTGTAAAAGAAGATAGGATTATTTAAAATTATTGATAGTTATAATTGTACTTTTAACATCAAAAATTATATATACTACCTTTCCTCTAGAATAAAATTATTCCTATGTAATATTGTATAAAAATGTCCCAGATATCTTTAAAGGGGAAAAGGAATGTATAAAAAACTAGACGTGATAGAGCGTGCTATCCTTCTAAACCCTAAATACATAAAGATATTTCGTAATAAGTTGAATATAACCCAGTCTAAGTTGGCAGAGGAGAGTGGAGTTAGTCAATCCCATCTAAGTATGTTGGAAAAGGGGAAGAGAAAGGCAACTAAATCCCACGCCGCTGCAATAACCTTAGGACTTTTAAAATGTAGCGACATCTGGGATAAGAAAGATCCTATAGACTATCTCTTAGACGTTCTCTCTCTAACAAAGTTGGAATCTACAATCGTAAAATTTGTGAAGGAAATAACTGAAGGCAACAGTTCCTATAAAAGATATATTGAGGGTTATCCTGTTTATATCGTAGATAGAGATTCCTTTGCAGACCATTTAAAGAGAAATATTAAGGTAATATCTATAAAGGATGTGAAATTTTTCAGAGGTAGGATAGTGGTAGAGGGCCTATACTCTGACGATCAGGAGGTTACTATATCCCTAGACTGCTCGGATATAAGGAGATTGGAAGATAAGATATCTAAAACTATTGGAAAAAAAGTGGTGATCCAGATATTTCCAAAGGAGGAAATGCCCCCTATATACTCTCTTAAAAAGGATGGGATGGTAATAAACTGTTGGTAGGTGGTGGAGTTGATACTCTATTATATCCTCTCAGTTGTGATCTCCCTGGTTGTTGGGCTTGTTATAAAATTACCTTTAAAGATGGATACTAACTCTTTCAGGGGAAATCTCATTTTCCCTACTATATTCACTGCTTTAGGATTGATGGCAGTTGTTGATACATTATTTGGGTTAAATCTAGTTTTTAGTGTTTTAATCGGTATACTATCTTCCCTATTTTCCAAGTATGTAGATGTTATATTTCCAGGTGTAGATTATGGAGGTTAGTTGGGTTGAGTTGTTAAAACTGTTGATAGGTACTGTAGTATGTTGGGTAAACTTTGTACTGGTAGATACCTATTTTGGACTACCTAAGAAGCCTGGAGTGTCGGGGGCAGAGGTATTTGGAAAAACCTTAGAGAAGTTGGGAGGTGACATCAACGGAGGGTACTTTATGGGAAATATCGTATGTTCTCCAGATGCCTCTGCAGGTACCTTGATGGCAAGTATATTCTACTATCTCATGGGGTTTAAGGGAGGTCTTATTGCGGCACTTCTAATATTCATAGGTAATAGGCTGTGTAACGATCCTGGTTATGCAGGTACCTTTGGGACCTTTAGTGCAACGGTAATTATACATCTACTCAGTGGTTTTATCGAGCCCAAGTACTTTATCGGGGGGATGGTAATCGCAATATTTACTATCCAGGGGTTCTACCATGTTGGAGCCTCGAAGGTTTTAGGATATATAGGAAGGAAGTTAGGGAGGATATAGATGGATATCGTAATGTTAATGATAGGTGTTATATCATTTGTAGTTGGGATAAGGATATTTTTAACTAAGAACAAGGTACAAAGACTACTATATCTCTGTTGTTTAAATTTCGCCATATCTGCACTTATTGCACTCTATGTTGGGAGTCCAATGGGAGGTGTTGTGGCAGTAGTTTACTTCGTAGGATCTACCCTATCCAGCAACGCTATAGCCCATACCATTGGAAAGATCCAGAGAATTGAAGGTAAGAGATGATGGTGGTAATGTGGAACTACTTCCTTTAGTGTCTATCTTCTGTATTGTTATGGGAGGTATCGGTGTTATTCTAAATACAGATTACTTAGATAAGGTAATTATGTTGGAATTTTTGACGGGGGGCTTAATTGGTCTTATAGTATCCTTCTACTACTTAGATGTGGCAATTCTAACCTCTATAATGGAACCTGTTAGTACTATCATACTACTCTTAGGATCTCTTAAGTACATCTACATTCGAAGATCCAAGAGAAGGTACAGTTCAAAATTGCCAATACTTGTAAAGTAGGGATATGATGGACATAGTGTTATCAACTCTCTACTTAGGGTACTTCTTACTTATATTTGGAACCCTCGGTGTTGTAGTAGGTCCAAATACCAAGGATCCCCTTGTTAGACTCTTAAATGTGGAGATACCTGCCGTTGGCGTAATGTTGATATTCTTGGCGTATAATTTAACCTTGGCACTTATGACTTACATTACTATAAACGCCCTAATTGCTTTAGTGTTTATAAGGACTATAATTAGAAAGGAGGAGTTGGAGGCATAGTTATGGATATCGGGAGATTGTGGAATTATATCTCACGTCCAGAGGTTGTACCTAGGTTGTTTGCAATATTTTTATGTTTAATAATGATTGTGGAATTCTTCGTACCTACAACTTACAAGGAGGACCAGTTGTATCCAAAGTACCCTCCTCAGAGTCAGATATTTAAATCATCTCTTGCCCCTTACGACAGGGGAGGAGAACCTCTAAAGACACCTGCAGATATTAAAACCCAATACCCCCAGTTTGAGCCCCTAAGAGGTAGAATAACTGCCTATCTTACACCTCCTGCTATATGGATCTCTGAGAAGACTCCTTACTTTGGAACAACTATAGTATCAACTCCAGGGGGAATATTGGACGAAATACTCTACTATACAAGGGGGTTGGATACTATATTAGAATCCTTAACACTCCTCGTATCCTTTATGATCTTTAGTTGGGTATATCTTCATAGGGAGAGGGTGGAATAATGGATATCGTCCAAAATATGTTTAACTATTCTGTCTTTGCAGGTTTTGTAGTGGGGATGCTCTCCCTTATTGCTATAAGTTATCAAAGATCTGATATACACACTCTAATTTTAACTGATGTTGTAGAGTGTGCTATGTTGGTTATTATTGCTGCTGTTGGGACCGATCTTGCTGAGGCCCTTATTCTTCCTGGTTTAGTTGTAGGGTTAGCGGAATTTTTAGCAGTCTCTGAGATCTTGATACATAGGAACAAATTAAGGGAGAAGGAAAGAAGTAAAAAGATGTCAAAGTTATTTGAGGAGTTCTTAGTTGTAGAAGAACCTGAAATAATTGGAAAAATAGATCACTCTAAGATGGAGGTGCTTTACAGTGCTTCGAAGTTTATAAGTCTCATACTAGTTATCTACGGAGCATTTTTAACTGGATTTACAGGTGGAGCCGTGATGTCTGTTGGTTTGCTGTTCTATATCTTTTCCCAGGGGATAATTAATAGGGGGATATCTTCAGGGGATATAAGGAATTTTTGGGAAACTATTTCAGGATTTTCAGGGGTTATGTGGGCATTCTGGATACTCTTTGGATTCATAGGTTTCTACCTCTTTCCAGATCACTATATAACTTTTCTTCTTATAGCAGGGGGTGCCTTAGCACTTAAGGTAGGTTCTAAACTTGGATTAATAGGAGATTTGAAATTTTAGGTGGTAATGTATGCCCTTTAATATTACTTCTATATCAGGGGGTTTTTATGGATATATCCCCTTCGGAGATATTGTACTCTATATTACAGAGTTCTCTGCAATATCCTTTATAGTCGCCATGTTCTTTACCTTAGTAGTCTACCTTACAAAGCCTGAGAAACAGTTGGAGTCTCAAATAGGAGGTTTTGATAGACTTAACTATGTTTCTCTAGAGGAGTTGAAGGTAAGAAGATTGATGGCCATCATCTGTGGTATCTGTACTGCATTTGCCATGCTTACTGGAGATCTCTTCAACTATGCACTCTTCCTCGCTGTAATAGGTATAGCCAACATAGGTATCGTCTCGGCCGTTAAAAAGGAGTGGGTATTAAATGCTGCTTACTACTACGGTATAATAGCCATGATATCTACCCTCCCCCTCTTTGGAGGTGCTGCCCTGATACTGGCTAAAACTGGAACTCTTTCAATACTGGAGTTGGCAAGGGAACACTACGATCTACTCTTCCAGAAGATGCTCTACGCAGTAGGTATGGTTGGAGAGACTGGAGTTGCCCCCTTCTACGCTGCAAAGGCCGAGATGTTCAGAGCACCTGGAGCACCCTATATCCTGATGATACATCTATCCTCCTTACTTATAGTAATAAGAACTGCAGAGATACTACTAACCATTTAAAAGGGGATCCTATGACACCTGAGAGAAAGAGTGGAATATTATCCCTTATAGTTGGGATCTTAGGGTTTCTCTATATAATACTCTATCCAAAGAATGTACTAGTTATTTACTTAGGTACTGCCTTATTTACTCCCTTCATCCTCTACGGTGTAGGGATGATGTTTATTCCCAAAACTAGGCGGAAAAAGGAGGGGCTCCTTCCATTTAGAGGGTGGTAATTATGGAGTTATCCAATATAAAATATGTAATAGATGCACTGGCCTACAGTTTATACGCCTTTTTAGTGGGAGGACTACTGTTGGGACTACATAGGAAGATAGTAGCCAGGATCCAGGGAAGACCCGGTCCCCCTATTATTCAGTATATCCTTCATACCCTTAAATTCTACTTTAAGGAAATAACCTTTCCTATAACTGCAGGAAATCCTCTATACGTCTTTATAGCCCTGATGAGTATAATGGTATGGATGTCTGCACTCTACCTTGGAGTGGTGTTTAATACCTCTTTACTAATACTCATGGGTCTCTACGTCCTCCAGAAGATAGTGGAGCATGGTTGTGGTCTCAGTAGCGGATCTCCCTATGGAAAGTTGGGAGGTGTAAGGAGTGTATTCTCCGCCGCTGCAGAGGTGCCACTCTTTGCAGTAATCGGTACTATATATCTCCTAACTAAATCCCTGATAATAGAGGATATTATAAGATATCAGGAGGTACATGGGCCCATAATCTTCCAACTACCTTTTGCAGCATTTGCCTTCTTTGTACTTCTCCTTTCAAAGGCTCCAAATAGTCCCTTCGCAATAGTGAAGGATAAGAGTATAGTAAGTGGATACATCACAGAACACTTCGGTATCTTGGAATCCCTGATAATGGTAGCCGATGGGATAGCATGGTTCGTCCTCCTCTGGATATTTATAGGGGTATTTATCGGTCCTGTACTGATATCAGATCCACTACTAACACTCCTTGGGATGGTAGTTTTAACCTTTATAATATCCCTTATCTGTGCCCTAACTCCTCTACTAACACCAAACCACTCAGTTATGATTCAGATACTTATAAGTGCCCTTGCTATTGTAGATCTACTACGTAGGGCTATTATGGGATAGTTAGGTGGAATCGTGATAGAGATAAGATATATAGATTATCTCCTGATCTCCGTCTTTGTCCTCCTGATGATGGCAGTGTCTGTAACTCTTATGCAAATCAACGTACTTCACCTTGTTGTACTTATGACAGGGATACTCCTTACAGTACTTCTACTTAGGTACAAGTATAGATCCTTAGGGAAGTTGATGGAAACCTTGGAGTTGTTATTTATGATGTTGGTACTTGTAGGTATAATCTACTTAGGATACAGGATGTACAGTATTTACTCTACGGGAGTCTTTTAAGGTGGTACTCTATGGAGGAAGTGCCCTATAACCTACTCTGGTGTGTGTTATCCCTAACCTTAGGGGGATTTATAGGGTTGTCTTACAGTTATAACAAGTATGTAAAACCCTACGTAGAAGGAAGTGTAGATAGGTTGGCGTTAGTATGTGCCATACTTGGAGGCATATTGTTCTCAGTACCTCTACCTTACAGTATAAACTGCCCTCTCTCTCTGTTTCTATTAGGTATTCCCTTCGGTATGAGGCCAGGGTATGGCAGAGTTGAATTGATTATTGGTATATTCATTGCAACCTTAGGTTATCTAATTAAAAGTTTAATAGGTTAGATAGTATGGAGTTAGATATGGAGAAGATAGATAGGATACAGTGTGAAGGTACCTGGGAACAGAAGTACAACATTATAAAAAACAGATACATTATGGAGGAGGTTATCGTACCTATTGCTAAGGTACTAGGATTATCCCTAGATGAAGTTATAGAGTTGTTTGTAAGGGAGTACGACGGTGCTGACCTCTATGAAACCCATGCATTTGCAGAACAGGCTAGGATGGCATGTCTAGGGAGAAAGGTGGATATAGATCTAGGGTTATGTTGGATATGTGACTTTTATGGACTGTTATCAAAGAAGGAGGGGGATCTAATAAGAAAGAAGGTAGTTGAGGATGTACTGTTAAACAATATTCCATATAATGAGGCTCTGAAGAGGGGAAGAGAGTTACTTGTAAAACTATTAAAGGAAAAGTAAAGATTGGGAGATAGAATGATTAAAGAGTTCTTTAGAAAGAGATCTATACATGTATGTGTGGTGAATACGGGAGGATGTAACGGATGTGATATTGAGTTGGTATCTCTATTGGCATCGAGGTATGATATTGAACAGTACGGTATATACATCCACAACAACCCAAGGGAGGCAGATGTGTTAATAGTAACTGGGCCTGTCACTCTTCCTTGGAAGAACAGATTAAAAGAGTTGTATGAAAAAACTCCAGAACCTAAGATAGTTATAGCTTTTGGAGCCTGTGCCCTAAGTTGTGGTATATTCAAAGAGGGACATGTATGTGGTCCTGTGAGTAAGATCATTCCAGTTGATGGAGTAATACCAGGATGTCCTCCAAGACCTTCCCAGATAATAGAAACTATATTGAAGGTAGTTCCAACCTCTGTAGCAGAGAGGGAAAGAATAGTTAAAGAGATAGAGAATACATCTCAGCAATCTTAAAGATTAAAAATTAATAATTTTAATTATTATTTTAATAATTATTATTAGGGATAGTATGAATGTAGTACCTCTAGGTCCAATAAATCCTATTTTTAAAGAGCCTATTCGTATAAAACTTATTGTAGAAGGAGAGGTAGTTCTTGGAGCAGAGATTGAAATGGGTTATGTTCATAGGGGTATTGAGAGAATAATGGAGGGAAAACACTATCTGAAGGGAGTTCATCTCGCTGAGAGGGTTTGTGGTATCTGCTCTTATATTCATACCCAGACATTTGTAGAGTGTATAGAAAAAATATCCAATATAGAGGTGCCAGATAAGGCTAAGTATCTTAGGATTATTGTTACAGAACTTGAGAGAATTCATAGTCATCTTATTGCTGTAGGTATGTTTGGAATGGCTATTGAGCATGAAACCCTAGGTATCTGGTGTTTGAATATAAGAGAGAAAGTGATGGATCTATTGGAAACTATTACTGGAAATAGGATAAATATGGGTTTTAACGTAGTTGGTGGAGTTAGACAGGATATAAACAGGGAAATGTTAGAGAGTATCTATAGTACATTGGATACCTTGGAAGAGGATATAGAGAATATAATGGAGATCTTCAGTAAGGGACCTTTAATAAGTTTAAGGAGCAAAGGGATAGGTGTTATAGGCTATAAGGAGATAATGAAAACTAGGGCTGTCGGACCAGTGGCTCGAGCCTCTGCACTACCTGAAAGTGATTGGAGACTAAGACATCCCACATATAAAGAATTGGACTTTAAACCAGTGTGGACTGAAGATGGAGACAACTACGCCAGGACGTTAGTTAGGTTGAAGGAGATATTTACAAGTATAGAGTTAATAAGGAGGACACTTGAACTTTACGAGGAAAGTACTGGAATGGTGAGGAAGAAGGTAGACATAAAGGGGGGATCTGGGGAGTGGAGAAACGAGGCCTACAGGGGAGAGGTTACCTACAAGATCTCTATAACAGACGGGGGGATTATAAAGAAGATTCTTATCAGATCTCCCACAGTGATGAACCTCTCGGCATACAAGTATATGTTGAAAACCTGTCCCACAGTTTCAGATGCTGTTGCAACCTACGTCTCAATAGATCCCTGTATCTCCTGTACAGAGAGGACTATATACTTAGTAGATAGGAAGACTAAAAAGGTAAAACCTTACTTCAAATAAGGATGTGAAAGTATGGCTTCTTCACTGTGGTATCTCTACATTCTTACAAAGAAGAAATTTATTAAAAGGTTTTTATCGGCGAAGACGGAAAAGGAGTATACTATACCTCCAAAGAGATTCAGGAAGGTTCCTCCCACTGTAAAGTATCCTGAGAGGTGTATAAGTTGTGGAGCCTGTGAAGGTTCCTGTCCACCCTTTGCTATAAAGATGGTATTCTTCCAGGATCATAACAAAAAACTACCTAAGATAGATATTGGAGCCTGTATAGGTTGTGGAAACTGTGTAGAATCCTGTCCAACTAAGGTATTGGAGATTGGAAACTTAAGGGAGGAGACTTTAAGTCTACCTTGGAACGTTCCTAAATATAGATATTTCATAATAGACGAGGAGTTGTGTGTAAACTGTGGTTCCTGTAGGACAGTATGTCCAGTGAATGCTATAGATTACGATGAAAACACTCACATAATAGACACTAACAAATGTATTGGATGCGAGAGATGTATAGAGGCATGTCCTGTGGTGGACGCTATAAGAACCTACGATGAGAAAGTACTAAAAGAGAGGTTCAACCTATGTTTTAAGATAAAATTTAACAGGATGTTGAAGGAGGAGGAAAAGGGTGATGTGATCTCCGAGGTTCCAAGGATTGTAAAGAGTCTATGTATTAACTGTGGAAACTGTGTAGATGTATGTCCAGGGAGTATAGATTTGGAGAATTACAAAGTTGTAGATTGTATAAAATGTGGTAACTGTATAGAGGTGTGTCCTACAGGCGCCATGAGGATAGGAGAAGTCCCAAGAGTATCTAAAATAAGAGATAAGTGCTACATTATAGGAGAAGATAAGTGTATAGGTTGTAGAATATGCTACAGGGCCTGTACTGTAGGTGCAATAGACATCTGCTGTGATACTAGATTGCCCTATATAAATCCAGAGAAGTGTGTTAGATGTGGAGTGTGCTATAGAGAGTGTCCAGTTGAGGCTATATATTTAACTGATACGGAGAACTCCTTGAAACTCTATAGGGTTAGGAAGACGAGGGATTACTTTGAGTGTATGGTTAGTAGGGACTTATATGAGATCTCCAGGAGATATATACAGTTAAAAAGTGATCTGTTGGAGTTCTCTCAGAAGGAAGTTGAGAAATCTCTTAGTAAGATGGTGAATGAAAAAACTAGTTCCAATCAAAGTAATAGTTAAGAAAACTGTGAATAGTTCTGGAATATGGATATAGTTAATGGTATTTTTAATTATTATTTTTATTATTCTTTTAATCATTACTTTAATAGGAACTAGGATGGATAAAAAATAAAGTAGGATGATTCTAATGACATTTGAGATGATACCTGTTAAGGATGTTATCTGTAAGTACTTTGAGGGAAACTCTGTAGAGATTAGTTTAAAGGATAAGGTAATCAGGAAGAATATAGTGATAGACCCTAAGAAGTGTATATCCTGTGGTATCTGTGTAGAAACTTGTCCCTTGAAAATTATCAAATCCGATACTCCACATCCAAAGATAGATGTTGAAAGGTGTGTTTTCTGTGGCCACTGTGTGGAGGCATGTCCAGTTGATGCAATAGAGATCGTATATCTTGTTGGAAAAGTTGTAAAGAATTATCTCTTGATATACAGGGTAGGTAGAAATAAGAAACTTGTGTACAATCCTAAGAGATGTATAATGTGTTTAGTCTGTAAGAAAAACTGTCCCTTTGGGGCTATTTATGTGGAGGATGAGAGTATTAAATTTGATATGGAGAGATGCACCTTATGTGGTTACTGTGGGTATCTATGTCCCTGTGATGCTATAGGGTTTGAGGGGGATTAAGGTTTTTATTTTTATTGTGATAATTATAATAATTATAATTAAAATGATAAGGTGAGAGAGGTGGAGAGTTTTAAAGAGAAAAATTATGGTTTGTTGTGGGAGTATGATATAGGTTATATTGAATCAATATCTATGTCTGCAGATGGAGAGTATATTGCTGTTGGTAGTGGGTATGGTGTTAGTCTCTTCAATAGAGAGGGGGAGTTGTTGTGGAAGTATAAGACAGATAGGAGTGTTAACTCAGTCTCCATAACTCCTGATGGGGAGTATGTGGTTGCTAGGAGTGGATATTATATCTACCTCTTCAACAAAAGAGGAGAATTGTTGTGGAAGTATAAGACAGATGATAGTGTTTACTCAGTCTCCATAACTCCTGATGGGGAGTATGTGGTTGCTGGGAGTTGGGATAAACATGTCTACCTCCTCAACAAAAGAGGAGAATTGTTGTGGAAGTATAAGACATATGATAGTGTTAAATCAGTCTCCATAACTCCTGATGGGGAGTATGTGGTTGCTGGGAGTAGGGATGATCATGTCTACCTCTTCAACAAAAGAGGAGAATTGTTGTGGAAGTATGAGACAGGTGGTGGAGTTAACTCAGTCTCCATAACTCCTGATGGGGAGTATGTGGTTGCTGGGAGTAGGGATGATCATGTCTACCTCTTCAACAAAAGAGGAGAATTGTTGTGGAAGTATGAGACAGGTGGTGGAGTTAACTCAGTCTCCATAACTCCTGATGGGGAGTATGTGGTTGCTGGGAGTTGGGATGATCATGTCTACCTCTTCAACAAAAGAGGAGAATTGTTGTGGAAGTATGAGACAGGTGGTGGAGTTAACTCAGTCTCCATAACTCCTGATGGGGAGTATGTGGTTGCTGGGAGTTGGGATAAACATGTCTACCTCTTCAACAAAAGAGGAGAGTTGTTGTGGAAGTATAAGACAGGTTGGTATGTTTACTCAGTCTCCATAACTCCTGATGGGGAGTATGTGGTTGCTGGGAGTGGGATATATGTCTACCTCCTCAACAAAAGAGGAGAGTTGTTGTGGGAATATGGAATAGGTAGTGTTAAATCAGTCTCCATAACTCCTGATGGGGAGTATGTGGTTGCTGGGAGTAGGGATGATCATGTCTACCTCTTCAACAAAAGAGGAGAAGTGTTGTGGAAGTATAAGACAGATGGTTGGGTTTACTCAGTCTCCATAACTCCTGATGGGGAGTATGTGGTTGCTGGGAGTCGGGATGATCATGTCTACCTCTTCAACAAAAGAGGAGAAGTGTTGTGGAAGTATAAGACAGATGGTTGGGTTTACTCA encodes:
- a CDS encoding ZPR1 zinc finger domain-containing protein; translation: MENIKPTNVMDCPICGGKNTFKIFNNQLDIPYFGRVMETTMICDKCKYRKSDIIPLEVKEPKRYTLRVSNEEDLNKRVVRSSTGHIKIPELGFEVKPGPASEGYISNVEGVLNRLEDALKMLMKWADNEEKKRGEEILKKIEDVKKGKENVTLVIEDPLGHSAIIGDGVKEEKLSEEEIKKLSEGNILIMEKNKNK
- a CDS encoding helix-turn-helix domain-containing protein — encoded protein: MYKKLDVIERAILLNPKYIKIFRNKLNITQSKLAEESGVSQSHLSMLEKGKRKATKSHAAAITLGLLKCSDIWDKKDPIDYLLDVLSLTKLESTIVKFVKEITEGNSSYKRYIEGYPVYIVDRDSFADHLKRNIKVISIKDVKFFRGRIVVEGLYSDDQEVTISLDCSDIRRLEDKISKTIGKKVVIQIFPKEEMPPIYSLKKDGMVINCW
- the ehaA gene encoding energy-converting NiFe hydrogenase A subunit EhaA yields the protein MILYYILSVVISLVVGLVIKLPLKMDTNSFRGNLIFPTIFTALGLMAVVDTLFGLNLVFSVLIGILSSLFSKYVDVIFPGVDYGG
- a CDS encoding DUF2109 domain-containing protein, coding for MDIVMLMIGVISFVVGIRIFLTKNKVQRLLYLCCLNFAISALIALYVGSPMGGVVAVVYFVGSTLSSNAIAHTIGKIQRIEGKR
- a CDS encoding DUF2108 domain-containing protein; amino-acid sequence: MELLPLVSIFCIVMGGIGVILNTDYLDKVIMLEFLTGGLIGLIVSFYYLDVAILTSIMEPVSTIILLLGSLKYIYIRRSKRRYSSKLPILVK
- a CDS encoding DUF2107 family protein; amino-acid sequence: MDIVLSTLYLGYFLLIFGTLGVVVGPNTKDPLVRLLNVEIPAVGVMLIFLAYNLTLALMTYITINALIALVFIRTIIRKEELEA
- a CDS encoding EhaF family protein; the protein is MDIGRLWNYISRPEVVPRLFAIFLCLIMIVEFFVPTTYKEDQLYPKYPPQSQIFKSSLAPYDRGGEPLKTPADIKTQYPQFEPLRGRITAYLTPPAIWISEKTPYFGTTIVSTPGGILDEILYYTRGLDTILESLTLLVSFMIFSWVYLHRERVE
- a CDS encoding EhaG family protein; amino-acid sequence: MDIVQNMFNYSVFAGFVVGMLSLIAISYQRSDIHTLILTDVVECAMLVIIAAVGTDLAEALILPGLVVGLAEFLAVSEILIHRNKLREKERSKKMSKLFEEFLVVEEPEIIGKIDHSKMEVLYSASKFISLILVIYGAFLTGFTGGAVMSVGLLFYIFSQGIINRGISSGDIRNFWETISGFSGVMWAFWILFGFIGFYLFPDHYITFLLIAGGALALKVGSKLGLIGDLKF
- a CDS encoding respiratory chain complex I subunit 1 family protein; this translates as MELSNIKYVIDALAYSLYAFLVGGLLLGLHRKIVARIQGRPGPPIIQYILHTLKFYFKEITFPITAGNPLYVFIALMSIMVWMSALYLGVVFNTSLLILMGLYVLQKIVEHGCGLSSGSPYGKLGGVRSVFSAAAEVPLFAVIGTIYLLTKSLIIEDIIRYQEVHGPIIFQLPFAAFAFFVLLLSKAPNSPFAIVKDKSIVSGYITEHFGILESLIMVADGIAWFVLLWIFIGVFIGPVLISDPLLTLLGMVVLTFIISLICALTPLLTPNHSVMIQILISALAIVDLLRRAIMG
- a CDS encoding DUF2104 domain-containing protein is translated as MEEVPYNLLWCVLSLTLGGFIGLSYSYNKYVKPYVEGSVDRLALVCAILGGILFSVPLPYSINCPLSLFLLGIPFGMRPGYGRVELIIGIFIATLGYLIKSLIG
- a CDS encoding DUF1959 domain-containing protein, producing the protein MELDMEKIDRIQCEGTWEQKYNIIKNRYIMEEVIVPIAKVLGLSLDEVIELFVREYDGADLYETHAFAEQARMACLGRKVDIDLGLCWICDFYGLLSKKEGDLIRKKVVEDVLLNNIPYNEALKRGRELLVKLLKEK
- a CDS encoding NADH-quinone oxidoreductase subunit B family protein translates to MIKEFFRKRSIHVCVVNTGGCNGCDIELVSLLASRYDIEQYGIYIHNNPREADVLIVTGPVTLPWKNRLKELYEKTPEPKIVIAFGACALSCGIFKEGHVCGPVSKIIPVDGVIPGCPPRPSQIIETILKVVPTSVAERERIVKEIENTSQQS
- a CDS encoding nickel-dependent hydrogenase large subunit, translating into MNVVPLGPINPIFKEPIRIKLIVEGEVVLGAEIEMGYVHRGIERIMEGKHYLKGVHLAERVCGICSYIHTQTFVECIEKISNIEVPDKAKYLRIIVTELERIHSHLIAVGMFGMAIEHETLGIWCLNIREKVMDLLETITGNRINMGFNVVGGVRQDINREMLESIYSTLDTLEEDIENIMEIFSKGPLISLRSKGIGVIGYKEIMKTRAVGPVARASALPESDWRLRHPTYKELDFKPVWTEDGDNYARTLVRLKEIFTSIELIRRTLELYEESTGMVRKKVDIKGGSGEWRNEAYRGEVTYKISITDGGIIKKILIRSPTVMNLSAYKYMLKTCPTVSDAVATYVSIDPCISCTERTIYLVDRKTKKVKPYFK
- a CDS encoding 4Fe-4S binding protein translates to MASSLWYLYILTKKKFIKRFLSAKTEKEYTIPPKRFRKVPPTVKYPERCISCGACEGSCPPFAIKMVFFQDHNKKLPKIDIGACIGCGNCVESCPTKVLEIGNLREETLSLPWNVPKYRYFIIDEELCVNCGSCRTVCPVNAIDYDENTHIIDTNKCIGCERCIEACPVVDAIRTYDEKVLKERFNLCFKIKFNRMLKEEEKGDVISEVPRIVKSLCINCGNCVDVCPGSIDLENYKVVDCIKCGNCIEVCPTGAMRIGEVPRVSKIRDKCYIIGEDKCIGCRICYRACTVGAIDICCDTRLPYINPEKCVRCGVCYRECPVEAIYLTDTENSLKLYRVRKTRDYFECMVSRDLYEISRRYIQLKSDLLEFSQKEVEKSLSKMVNEKTSSNQSNS
- a CDS encoding 4Fe-4S binding protein, encoding MTFEMIPVKDVICKYFEGNSVEISLKDKVIRKNIVIDPKKCISCGICVETCPLKIIKSDTPHPKIDVERCVFCGHCVEACPVDAIEIVYLVGKVVKNYLLIYRVGRNKKLVYNPKRCIMCLVCKKNCPFGAIYVEDESIKFDMERCTLCGYCGYLCPCDAIGFEGD